The Cydia amplana chromosome 11, ilCydAmpl1.1, whole genome shotgun sequence genome includes a region encoding these proteins:
- the LOC134652284 gene encoding uncharacterized protein LOC134652284 yields the protein MGAALRQQRQQDAGTTTTTTTEAPDWTVAWHFFFFTFERPGATIFIAGISIVHSLFHIPHLLMYRRLGILTAFWSLVGVGLVIGAVMEKELLYDIWIWYSTVYVPVMLVIMCIVLTASVWGMDLKPLRAIFATVAVLFYLFMFYCIIFVQTEKRKIFSTTTATTTESTPCAWCPTCTTPKCTTPSTTATSGRLRLRTLEMLFDEKL from the exons ATGGGAGCGGCCCTCCGACAGCAGCGGCAGCAGGACGCCGGGACCACCACGACCACCACCACCGAGGCGCCCGACTGGACGGTCGCGTggcacttcttcttcttcaccTTCGAACGTCCGGGCGCCACCATCTTCATCGCCGGCATTAGCATA GTGCACTCGCTGTTCCACATCCCGCACCTGCTGATGTACCGGCGGCTCGGGATCCTCACGGCGTTCTGGAGTCTCGTCGGCGTGGGACTCGTTATCGGAGCTGTCATG GAGAAGGAGCTGTTGTACGACATCTGGATCTGGTACTCGACGGTGTACGTGCCGGTGATGCTGGTCATCATGTGCATCGTGCTGACGGCCTCCGTGTGGGGCATGGACCTCAAGCCGCTGCGCGCCATCTTCGCCACCGTCGCCGTGCTCTTCTATCTGT TTATGTTCTACTGCatcatattcgtgcaaacggagAAGAGGAAGATCTTCTCTACGACGACGGCGACGACGACGGAGTCGACGCCGTGCGCCTGGTGCCCCACCTGCACTACGCCTAAATGCACCACACCCAGCACTACAGCGACGAGCGGCAGGCTGCGCCTGCGCACGCTCGAGATGCTATTTGACGAGAAGCTGTGA